The Dermacentor silvarum isolate Dsil-2018 chromosome 11, BIME_Dsil_1.4, whole genome shotgun sequence region gaagcggcggtcgttggggtgttgctacgctgcgcaaCACCCCAACACCCAAATAGCCGGAggacgggaaaaggcagaccactgtcacctgccagacttgtaggcacaactgtggctgctgttgagggatcgatgctattccaaaataaacgcatcactgtttagatgatccaaatataatctcactatcagggaaggagcagtctacctgactggagcagtattttttatttgaggtgttgctacgctgcgctccgcaacacctcAAAGATCGCCGCTTCGCGTCGGAGcctggcaccgcggcttccgccgcgccACCGGGGCTCAAACAGATCcgaggtagagtgtactagtgcaCTCTAtacgaggcgccgccgtggttcacgttctcccgtgcggcggcgccacagtccgatggcccagctgccctggaaaaggAATTgcgcgaccctgtccagctcggacccagaacagcagcaagccctggtcaaccgagcccggacggcggcaaaagatAATGGTCTTCCGGAcaaggaggtccgaccacaaaatgactattaattttcactaatccatgttttattctctcttccCTCAAAAGGATGCTTTTTGTGCATGGGACCAGATATTTGGTTCGAGCGGCGCGTTCATGCCATGGGCGCGTTGAATCAGACGCGTAACTCTGCTCCCCTAAAGGCAACACTCCATtcgctagtaggtacagcgtttgaccgctggcgccacgctgcgccgctcgcgcgtaccgcgtttctaggtggtttctttcgccgagggcgctcgaacgcaatcatatggtttgcatgaatgcaactcttggaagcgtggctgtaaggCTGagggggaagaagaagaagacggcgttccGAACGGTCGCGCTTTGATGTGCTCCGCTAAAAAGGATCAATCGGCCACTGGCCGAGGTGCTGCCCAGGCTCAAGCCAGCAGTAATGACTACCGTATCGTCCTGCTTCGTCTCCCAACTGTTAAGCTCGTCACCGACTCCGTTTTTCTACATGCTGACCTAACCGGATGCTCATATCGTGCTCAAGACTTCAGAGACGCTCTCCGGAAGATTATAGATTTGAGAGAAATAATCTCAATAGGACAATTCCAGATGTCTCACGTCTGGATGGTGACGTGCAAATCGCCGTCTGCGAAAGCCAGATTAGAGACCTGCGGTGAATTTCTGGTTAAGTCTAAGAGATGTGTTGTGATTGATCCGGAGCCAGCGGAGGTAAAGATTAAGATGCTATGGCTTCCTGAACATTTAGAGGATGCTTACATACGCGAGGCACTACAGACTTTCGGAAAAGTGCTGTCAATATCCAAGGAAAGCTGGAAAGTATCAGATATGGAAGAAATGCGAACTCTCAATCGAGATGTTGTTCTGTCACTTGCTGATGGTGTCAGTGTCGCCGATATCCCACACTTACGGACAGTCTGCGGAATACAAAGTCTTCTACTCATCCCTGGAAGACCACCACTGTGCCTTCGCTGCCACAAAGTTGGTCACATTCGCCGTCACTGTCGCACGCCTAGGTGCGACGATTGCCGACGCTTTGGGCACACGACTGCAGAATGTGTAGTAACGTATGCTGacaagctgcgacatcgcacaAGACCTTCAGATGACGCACTGCAAGAACACATCATGGATGTCACAGAGGTCCTAGATGCAACGGGAGATCTGCCAGCTGACACCAGCGAAGTTCCACCACCGGTCAGCgcagaagcttgcgagactgcaTCGACTGAGATCACAACGGCACAGTCTGAGCCTGTGGAAGAGGCAACAAAGAAGAGTCAAGAGCCAGAGACCGTTGAAGCAGTTAGCAGCGAACTCGCAAAAGAAGATATTCCAGTTGCAGAAACCGCCACTGCTCAGCTACCGAACCAGTGTCCAACCCCTATGGAGAACACACTCTCCAACAACACTTTGCTAAAGCGccgtgcctcgacaacctctgtGTCGAGTGAGGAGAACAGCACGCCTAATGCTTCCAGACAACTGCGTCGCCGACGTTCACCCAAACATAAAGAGAGGCACCGACGGTCAAGATCTAGAAGGCCTGGTGTTGGTGGAGGAGAGGAATCTCCTTCGTCCTCCACGCCTGATCTCACGCGGCATTGACAAGAAACGGTGTGTAGGCAACATGGCGCTCTCGCAGCAACTATCTTTCGCAACACTTAATGTACGAGGGCTTCGGTCCCGACAGAAG contains the following coding sequences:
- the LOC119432479 gene encoding uncharacterized protein LOC119432479 — protein: MCSAKKDQSATGRGAAQAQASSNDYRIVLLRLPTVKLVTDSVFLHADLTGCSYRAQDFRDALRKIIDLREIISIGQFQMSHVWMVTCKSPSAKARLETCGEFLVKSKRCVVIDPEPAEVKIKMLWLPEHLEDAYIREALQTFGKVLSISKESWKVSDMEEMRTLNRDVVLSLADGVSVADIPHLRTVCGIQSLLLIPGRPPLCLRCHKVGHIRRHCRTPRCDDCRRFGHTTAECVVTYADKLRHRTRPSDDALQEHIMDVTEVLDATGDLPADTSEVPPPVSAEACETASTEITTAQSEPVEEATKKSQEPETVEAVSSELAKEDIPVAETATAQLPNQCPTPMENTLSNNTLLKRRASTTSVSSEENSTPNASRQLRRRRSPKHKERHRRSRSRRPGVGGGEESPSSSTPDLTRH